In a genomic window of Salmo trutta chromosome 32, fSalTru1.1, whole genome shotgun sequence:
- the LOC115171927 gene encoding regulator of G-protein signaling 9-like, whose product MTIRTLRDYGQHYRPRMSCLKNVEVFVVEMQDSKSGVKGADQKLNVTIIPHVINGQDILAWIVTKMKVTTEEAQAFGTMLVAYGYIYPLQNHRKLVLVPDSTLYRFQTPYFWPVQKFPAEDIDYAIYLARRNIRKKGMLEPYEQQHYDNLHKWMNPKWDFIVMQATEQYKASKERKKPDRVVLDCQERAYWIVHRPPRRTHSAMDYGLDRLIDPNAEEVTGE is encoded by the exons ATGACCATTAGGACACTAAGAGATTATGGTCAGCACTACCGACCACGGATGTCATGCCTAAAAAAT GTGGAGGTGTTTGTGGTTGAGATGCAGGATTCTAAGAGTGGGGTGAAGGGTGCCGACCAGAAACTCAACGTAACCATCATCCCACACGTCATCAACG GGCAGGACATTTTAGCATGGATTGTCACCAAAATGAAGGTTACCACAGAAG aGGCCCAGGCGTTTGGGACCATGCTGGTGGCCTACGGGTACATCTACCCCCTCCAGAACCACAGGAAGTTGGTCCTGGTCCCCGACAGCACCCTCTACCGCTTCCAG ACTCCTTATTTCTGGCCTGTGCAGAAGTTCCCCGCTGAGGACATAGACTATG cCATCTACCTGGCCAGGAGAAACATCCGGAAGAAGGGGATGCTGGAGCCCTATGAGCAG CAACACTACGACAATCTCCACAAATGGATGAACCCCAAGTGGGATTTCATCGTGATGCaggctacagaacagtacaa gGCTAGTAAAGAGAGGAAGAAGCCAGACAGAGTGGTGTTGGACTGTCAGGAGAGAGCCTACTGGATAGTACACAGACCACCG CGTCGGACACACAGTGCCATGGACTACGGGCTGGACCGTCTCATTGACCCCAATGCAGAGGAGGTAACAGGTGAGTAG